TAATCTTGAGCTGGCGAAAATATTTTGCGCTTGAACGTCGCCGGCAAGCTCGTTATCCAATAGCCATCAACGTAGAATTCTATGTCTTTGATGAGGTAACCAAGACCCCCCTTACTGCAAAAGCTACCGGACGCCTCGTTAATATCTCCAGTAAAGGTGCCCGTCTGCAAACCAATACTGTCCGTATTGGATACCATCATCTCGTCATAAGTAGTAGCCCGGAAGGGGAAACTCCTCTCATTCTTGAATTCCCACCATCCTCGGAAGGGATCCCTTTGACATTAAAGGCCCAAATATTTTGGTATAATACGATTGGCGCGGAAAGTGGATTCAAATTTGAATTTGGGATAAGGTTCGTTGACATCCCTCCAACCCAACAGAAACGTCTCGAGTCTTTAATAAAATAGAACCACTAAAGATTACTGACCAAGAAATACATTACTGGTTTGATCTTTTGGTAAGACGTTAACATAGGAAAATGAAATTTCTGATTCTTTGAAGATTTATAACGGGTAGCCGTATTTTTCCTTGCAGTTTAGCAGCGTCCGAACCGCCTTCTCTAAAGCCTTCCTATCCTCCCGGCGTACAGCCTGATCGTAAGGGTTTGGGCTTGCCGGGTCCGCAAAGTTCTGAAGGGGATCCTCCTGGTCTTCTTCCCCATCCCCTCGACCCAGCCAGGCCAGAAATCGCTTGCGTACGGTAGTTCGGCGGTGCCAGTCAGTCATACGGCTCTGCAGGATACGATAAAAAAGGACTTTCCATTCTCCTTCCGGGCGAGCCGAGTAACGTCGCACAAATTCAAACATGGTCTCCTGCACCAGATCCAGAGCTTCATCGGTGTTGCGGGAAGCGAATTTGGCCATCTTGAACGCCCGTCGTTCAACATCAGCCAAAAATCGGCTCAGCGTATCTTTCGAATTCAGGGTTAACTCCACGCTTACCTTCACTATCCAGGAATAATATTATCTCCTATTCA
This portion of the Deltaproteobacteria bacterium genome encodes:
- a CDS encoding PilZ domain-containing protein, which produces MKRGFQKIGWLILSWRKYFALERRRQARYPIAINVEFYVFDEVTKTPLTAKATGRLVNISSKGARLQTNTVRIGYHHLVISSSPEGETPLILEFPPSSEGIPLTLKAQIFWYNTIGAESGFKFEFGIRFVDIPPTQQKRLESLIK
- a CDS encoding sigma factor: MELTLNSKDTLSRFLADVERRAFKMAKFASRNTDEALDLVQETMFEFVRRYSARPEGEWKVLFYRILQSRMTDWHRRTTVRKRFLAWLGRGDGEEDQEDPLQNFADPASPNPYDQAVRREDRKALEKAVRTLLNCKEKYGYPL